The proteins below come from a single Ailuropoda melanoleuca isolate Jingjing chromosome 1, ASM200744v2, whole genome shotgun sequence genomic window:
- the VSTM2A gene encoding V-set and transmembrane domain-containing protein 2A isoform X3, producing MMGIFLAYVGFVFFSVLYVQQGLSSQAKFTEFPRNVTATEGQNVEMSCAFQSGSASVYLEIQWWFLRGPEDLEPGAEVAGAQVELLPDRDPDSDRTKISTVKVQGNDISHKLQISKVRKKDEGLYECRVTDANYGELQEHKAQAYLKVNANSHARRMQAFEASPMWLQDMKPRKNVSAAIPSSIHSSANQRMHSTSSPHAVAKIPKQSPQSVHAKTFMSTRAKLAS from the exons ATGATGGGGATCTTTTTGGCATATgttggatttgttttcttttccgtTTTATATGTACAACAAGGGCTGTCTTCTCAAG CAAAATTTACAGAGTTTCCGCGGAACGTGACGGCGACCGAGGGGCAGAATGTGGAGATGTCTTgcgctttccaaagtggctctgcGTCGGTGTATCTGGAGATCCAGTGGTGGTTCCTGCGCGGGCCCGAGGACCTGGAGCCCGGCGCCGAGGTGGCTGGTGCGCAG GTGGAGCTGCTGCCCGACCGGGACCCGGACAGCGACCGGACCAAGATCAGT ACAGTGAAAGTCCAAGGCAATGACATCTCTCACAAGCTTCAGATCTCCAAAGTGAGGAAAAAGGATGAAGGCTTATATGAATGCAGGGTGACGGATGCCAATTACGGAGAGCTCCAGGAGCACAAAGCCCAGGCCTACCTGAAAGTCAATGCCAACAGCCACGCCAGGAGGATGCAGGCCTTCGAAGCCTCGCCCATGTGGCTGCAGGACATGAAGCCACGCAAGAACGTCTCAGCCGCCATTCCCAGCAGCATCCACAGCTCTGCGAACCAGCGAATGCATTCCACCTCCAGCCCGCACGCAGTAGCCAAAATCCCCAAACAAAGTCCACAATCAG